The stretch of DNA CACTGCGTGTAAGGAAGTTAACTTCAGACttacttttttcatatttctttccagAGGATAACGTTTTCTTCACCAACAACTTGGCAACcgtcaggagcagcagcagcagcagtgaatgCCTGACCAAAGCCCTGGGGGTCAGCAGTGAAGGCTCCTTGGAAAGCAATGAGGTGGGGTTtgcaattttcctttctctgccttcagCTTGGCCAGTGCCATCACCCTTCCACAGCCTGCTATGACGCTACCTCCACAGGAGGCTGTAGTACCAGGCTGGGTGAGGAAAGGTAGTGTTACAGGGGCAGGAAAACCATTTTCCATATTTGAAGATTATGGATTGGCTTGTTTGATCTCTGGCTAGTAGCCAACTCTTAGAGCACATTCGCTCTAGAACAGATTTTTGATGGCTAGTCAGTAATTTTTAAGTCCTCTCCAGCTTCTGAATGCTTTGCAGGCTTCTAGCTAGGTGGTGGTCAAGAAAGGATGTGACTTGCTAGAGCTGGGTCAGTCCTTGAGCTTGGCAAGATAGCAGGCAGTATGGTAAGATTTAGAGAAGCCCAGCAGTGCTGCATTGGCATTTCTGAAGTACAGAAAGGGGAAGAGGTTGGAGGTTACTCAATGGTTCAAGTCACAGCTCGCATGGTTCAAGACATAGCTCTGGGGCTGATGTGCAGAAGGGTGATACAGCTGAACGTGAGCAAAAGTCCGCTATCTTGAGGAGCTTCTTACAGGTGGAATCTCAGTGCGTTGTATTGGTTCAGGGAGGATTCAGCATTGTGCTTTACTCTGGCTTGCTCTGGCATGTTGCTTCCTAagctggggctgcgagagccTGGTAGCATTCCATGGTACCAAGCTGTCATCTTGGGAGTGACTTGACTCAGCCCTTCCTGATAAGGCCTTTGTCAGTCTTTGTTGCCTGTGTTTGTGGACCACTACCTGGATTTAGAGCTTGGGACCTGAAAGAGTCTGCACTTGTTAGCTGTAGTGATCCTGGCGCCTTTGCATGATCATCCTTGACCTttacattttgtggttttttctttctttttcaggattctgACCATGCAAACAGTCCCCCTAGTCGGAAACAAGCCAAGAGCTTTAAGATCAAGAATCGCTACAGCAACAGTGATAGCCAGTGGTCCCACTGCCCAGGGAAAGCGGGGGGCTCTAGTCAGCACCTAATCCTTCCTGAGCCCCCTGCCTATACAGGGCCCCAGGTAACTATGCACAGAAATGTGTCTCTGAAGTAATGCAGACCATGTCACTCTATCAAGCTTGGGAGGCTTTTTCAAGGTTGCCTAAGCTGCTTTCTTGGCCTTCTCAGATAAAAGGGAAGTTGTCACCAAAACACTACTGATTCCAACCCTCTGCCCAAACTTAAATGCTTGTGAAACAGCAATTTGTTGTACGAAGAACTGTCTGCTTAGGTATTGCTGTTGCAATATTCTAGGGGTATTCTAGGCCCTCAGGCCCATGGGTGTGCTACCAGACATGTCTGTGGTGGGGGCTAGGGTAGATGCtggtgtgtttttcttctctgcatttgttACAAGAGGCAATGGCTGCAGCAGACAGGCCAGTCCTGTTGTGTTGTGTGACTACGGAGAAGGTCAGTTAACCAGGGGAAGTCACGATGGCTGCTAGAACCCAGGAAGGCGTAACAGCAACATGAGGAAGCAGATGTTTATGATGAAGAGGCATGGCAATGCTTTTGTTTGTGAGGGTATAAATAAGTTTGTTTTGGATGGGCTGCAGGACCTGGCAACATTCCTTGAGCAGATTGGATGCCTGAAGTATCTGCAAGTGTTTGAGGAGCAAGATGTCGACCTCCGGATCTTCCTGACCCTCACAGAGAGTGATCTGAAGGAAATAGGCATCACGTGAGTGTCTGTAGTGTAGTTCTCATCTTTCCCCTTACAAACCATGCACACAATCTGGTCAGGAAAGTTTAGCTAGTGAGTGCTTTTCTGTTCTGGCTGTCTCCCACACAATTCTGATATCCCCTAGTTCTTGGCTGCAACAGGCTCCTGGTTTTGGAGGTGCCTTGGGGGAACCAGGAGACTGCAGAGGTCCTCATGGCATCCCATTGGGCCTAGGACAGATGGTGCAGTGTTTGGTCCCTGACAGTTTGCCATTCTCCCACCAGTCTGTTTGGACCCAAGAGGAAGATGACTTCTGCCATTGCCCGATGGCACAGCAACGCTCGGCCGCCCAGTGATGCCCTGGAGCTGGCCTATGCAGATCGGCTGGAGGCTGAGATGCAGGAACTGGCCATTCAGCTGCACAAGGTAGGAAGTCTGCCATGAGCTGCTCAATGCCTTACCACACTGCAATAGGTGATCGGTAGCATATTTTTGTGTTGTGCCTCTAATGGCCTGGGGTAAAGGAAAAGACATAACTTTCAGTGGACGCATTTGGTGTCAAGTAGATCAGCTAACACCATAAGTGCAACTTATCCACTCCTCATCACCTGTGCTCCATGCTTGTGAAGCCTTTATGTCTCTGTTTCCCATCCACCTGAGAGTGGGAGGAATTGAATACCTATTCTTTTTCAGTAGTGTCATTTTTATGGTGAAATTGTGCAGCCATGAGTGAAGAGACTTCTCTTTGTTTGGGAAATTGGGCCCACTGAGTATCTTTGCaaatggaggggaaggaggaattgTAACTGTGGGTCTGGTCTTGGTGTGGAGAGAAACTATACTCGGTGTACAAGCCTTATCCAGCTTCCTTTCCCACCGGGTTGGGAGCACTTCTGCAGGAACCCCCTGGCTTCCTAAGTCATTAAAATAGCAGGGACTCGAGGGACGTGTCAGAGCAGGCACATCTGAGAGTGATGTACAGTCCTCCCAGCCTAAtcctctgttctgctctgtaGAGGTGTGAAGAGGTGGAGGTGATGAAGGGCCAGGTGTGCCAGGAGCAGAAGCTGCGTGCGGTGGCTGAGAGCTGTTTGATGGAGCGGGATGAGACCTGGAATGCTATCCAGTGCCAGCTCAGAGAGGTGCAGGCCATCACCAAGGATGCTGGAGTGCTGCTGGATCAGATCAAGTAAGTAATTCCCAGGAAATGGCACTGAGGCTACTGGGAAGTGGGATTTGGGCTGTACAGAGATCAGAGGTCATACTGGCAGTCTTACAGGTGATGTTTAGGGTAAGGCAGGAGAGCTCACCAGGCATCTGAACCCATTTTGGATCCTGCCTGACTTTCTCTAGTGGAAAGCCACAGCTACGTTAGCAGATGTGAAGCCTTAATTAGATGCATGAGCTATAAATGGCCTgacttttcagaggtgctgagtgCTCCTGTTTCAACTAGAAGGTGAAGGTACTCAGCTCCTTTGGAACCAAGAGGCTAAGTGCTTTGTTTGTGCTTACATGAGACCCAGTGACCAGGGTATAACTTGGTGATGGGTTGAATGCAGGAAAGAGTTTCTAACTTGCAAACCGTCCAAAAGGACTTGCAATGTCTTGCCCTGACTAGAGAAGAATACTTTTCTTGCAACTCTGACACCTAACAGAAAAACCTGCCCTGTTCATTCACACCACTGCCTTTGAGTTCTGTCTTCCCCCACCTCCTAATATATCTTTTGTTGCCTTTGTGTGGTGCTTTTCTCCCTGCCCCAGTTGGACTCCTGTCATGGGCCCTGTTCTGTCCACTGATAGAACAGACACGTCCTTGAAGGTGACGTTACTCCCACTGCTATAGTTCCTGGCCCAACAGGGAACGGGGCCTGCTCACGACCAAGCCAGGGTGAGCTGGGATTGGCTTCCAGGAGGACAGCAGAGCAATTCTCCCAGCTGCGAGGGGCAGAGCACTTGTCTTTTCCCCCTGACTGAGGAGCTGAGGCTGGTAGAAGGGCCCTGCCATGCTCTGAGGGTACACTGTTTGAACTGATGGTGTGACGATGTTAGCCAGAGAACTTTGTGTGCCTCTCTTGCTTTAACCTGATGCCTGTCCTGAGGTAGCTTCATTGGCCCATTAGAAACCTTGGATCAGGCTTGATTCTCATATAAACCAGGCGCAGCCCCTGGCTTGGGCTTTCTCCTGCTCACCCCGccccctccttctcttctccccccgCAGCTCCTCTGTGGACAGGGGCAGAGATTGCTGTGGAGATGGGGCACAGTGGAGAGCGCCCTGAGCTTTGTCTGGGGCACGTCTTCCTCTTCCTGGGAAGGAACAAGGAGCAGTTTGTAACCCAGGGCGTTAGATGCGGTCCCTCGGCACCCCAAGCAGGTACTGGCAGGACATAGGAGTGCACAGACCGGCATGTTGTTCCAAGAAGTGTCCCTGTGCACTTCTGATGGGCTTTGTCTTGTTTGGCAGATCCTGTCAGGCAGAGCTGTCCTCCCGGCTAACCCAAGAGCAGGCAGTCAGCAGAGTGCTGGACACAAAGGTGCAGCTGGGAACCGGTGAGAGCAGGCGGCCTGGTGAGCGTCCGGGTGAGAAAGAGCTTATCAAACTACACGAATGGGCGCGAGGGGCGGGTAAACAGCAGGGCACCCCAGAGGAAGCCGCACGCTTCTCTTTCACTGCCGAAAGGATGAAGTTAGAAGTGATTTGGAAACATGAGCAGCCAAACCCTTAAATTTAATGTAAAAACTCTTGCTCAGGAAAAGCATTTAAAGCACTCGGGGCTTTAACTGCAGCAGAGTTTCTCAGCA from Calonectris borealis chromosome 16, bCalBor7.hap1.2, whole genome shotgun sequence encodes:
- the ANKS3 gene encoding ankyrin repeat and SAM domain-containing protein 3 isoform X4, with protein sequence MKDIHGWTALFHCTSAGHQQMVKFLLDNGANANCKEPVYGYTPLMEAAASGHEIIVQYLLNHGVKADVRDNTGATARTLAMKYGHTKIVGLIDLHAAPVPKVFCRGPGKYEELSSSDESCSAPQRQRPVRRTKGPSIHDGPQALAKITAVGIGGKKQSRYEQVPPQGYVTFNDDGSCEADDIRNRDVTSPINEQDVESSSSREDNVFFTNNLATVRSSSSSSECLTKALGVSSEGSLESNEDSDHANSPPSRKQAKSFKIKNRYSNSDSQWSHCPGKAGGSSQHLILPEPPAYTGPQDLATFLEQIGCLKYLQVFEEQDVDLRIFLTLTESDLKEIGITLFGPKRKMTSAIARWHSNARPPSDALELAYADRLEAEMQELAIQLHKRCEEVEVMKGQVCQEQKLRAVAESCLMERDETWNAIQCQLREVQAITKDAGVLLDQIKSCQAELSSRLTQEQAVSRVLDTKVQLGTGESRRPGERPVLEGWPPSWKSLSLPELSAVLEECVGEMGKALQTVTQNLQRLQVPGQSGQSWLEP